From one Candidatus Acididesulfobacter guangdongensis genomic stretch:
- the amrB gene encoding AmmeMemoRadiSam system protein B — protein sequence MIQLTVRNPAVAGSFYPADINQINALIQSFNVSIPEHKINAFGIVSPHAGYVYSGKTAFMGFSSINIKKNIIIIGPNHTGLGAAFSVMNEGNYNFGSFNVPINSALADEIINQSDSPFQHDDKAQLKEHSLEVQIPLIHYFMTDFSIVPLVISYVRYNDVIKAAKAIYNAIVKLNLLDDVLVVASSDMTHYESAEEAEMKDSIAINEILRLDSEGLYNKVINNNISMCGFIPVSIMLLIAKMAGKNNAKLINYTNSGEASGDYSSVVGYSSIAVY from the coding sequence GTGATTCAATTGACGGTACGCAATCCGGCAGTGGCTGGTTCTTTTTATCCTGCGGATATAAATCAGATAAATGCGCTTATACAATCTTTTAATGTGAGTATTCCCGAACATAAAATAAACGCTTTCGGGATAGTTTCTCCGCATGCGGGGTATGTTTATTCCGGAAAGACGGCTTTTATGGGGTTTTCTTCTATCAACATTAAAAAAAATATAATAATTATAGGTCCTAACCATACCGGTTTAGGCGCTGCTTTTTCTGTTATGAATGAAGGAAATTATAATTTTGGTTCATTTAATGTGCCGATTAATTCAGCCCTTGCAGATGAAATTATTAACCAGAGCGACAGTCCTTTCCAACATGACGATAAAGCTCAGCTGAAAGAACATTCGCTTGAAGTTCAGATTCCGCTGATTCATTATTTTATGACGGATTTTTCGATAGTTCCGCTTGTCATATCGTATGTCAGGTATAATGACGTAATAAAAGCCGCTAAAGCTATTTATAACGCCATTGTGAAATTAAACCTGCTTGACGACGTTCTGGTGGTAGCAAGTTCCGACATGACTCATTACGAAAGCGCCGAAGAGGCTGAGATGAAAGATTCTATAGCTATAAACGAAATCCTCCGGCTGGATTCCGAAGGTCTTTATAACAAAGTTATAAATAATAATATTTCTATGTGCGGATTTATTCCTGTTTCAATTATGCTGCTAATCGCAAAAATGGCAGGGAAAAATAACGCAAAATTAATTAATTATACAAACTCCGGAGAGGCTTCAGGGGATTATTCAAGCGTTGTAGGGTACTCTTCTATTGCAGTATAT